In Lolium rigidum isolate FL_2022 chromosome 3, APGP_CSIRO_Lrig_0.1, whole genome shotgun sequence, the genomic window TCCATCGCGCTCCGCCTACCAGCGCAGGTCTGTTTGTCTGTGATTTCGCCTTCTCTATCTGACGGATCAGATCAGCCAGCAAGTAACGCGAATTTGAATCTGTTGGGTGGTAGGCCGCCGGCGCCGTGGGCGGAGCTCTGGCCATCTCGGAGCTCATGCCGGACAAGTACAAGCACATGCTCGGCGGGCCCTCGCTCAAGGTGGATCCCCACACCGGCGCCGTCGCCGAGGGGGTGCTCACCTTCGTCATCACCTTCGCCGTCCTCTGCATCATCGTCAAGGGACCCCGCAACCCCATCGTCAAGACTGCCATGCTCTCCGTCTCCACCGTCAGTCTCGTCCTCACCGGCGCCGCATACACCGGACCATCAATGAACCCTGCCAACGTACACTTCACTAAACTCACtcactcctcttttttttttttcttcattcgATTGCCAAGCTTATCTATTGAACTGCAACACCCGACACTGAACTGAACCCCAATCAGAGTTGTCAAGCTGATTTATTCTCCTTTTGGGGGACCACTGACTGATCTAGTGATGCAGATGCAACTTATTCGTTTCAGTTCCCCTTCGATCTGTTCATCTGCATTTGGGCAGTCAAAGCCTATATGTCTCTGAAATATAACATCAAGATACAATCTGTATCCTCACTTGCCACACTGAAAAACATGGTTACCTAAGCACAGAACCTACAAGTCAACCAAATCCAAGCCTTGTAGACAGCTGTAATGTACTGTTCTCACTTGCCATACTGAAAAGCATTGCTGTTAACTGCCACACCTGAGCCATAAATAACTGGATGAGGCTTGGAAATGCTACTACAGTTATGTGCTAGTATTTGGAAATTTTATGGACACCAAATAAAAGGGGCACACATATGCAATAGACACACCTATGCAATGAGCATTCACTGCTACTACATCACTAGTGAATTCTTAATAATGAACCTACCAATGCAACAATTTACTTTTGACTCGATTGATGAAACGTTGTGAAGAAGTCAACGTTTCAAACTTTAGAAGAGAAAATGCCCACACTGGATAACATTGATACCGCATAATAAAAGAAAAACATTCTTGCTAAAATTTCGATTCATGCTGATGTATGCCATTGCTCATCCAATATAATCTGAttcgagcattcaagttgattctCATTTTGAATAGCACGGAAAGCCTTGTGTCTTCTCATTCTTTGCATGGTTTCCTGGCAACTGATTTTGTTGAAATGTCATGTACAGGCGTTTGGATGGGCTTATGTTAACGATCGACACAACACCTGGGAGCAGCTGTATGTCTACTGGATATGCCCCTTTATTGGTGCCATTCTTGCTGCGTGGATCTTCAAGGCCGTGTTCCTACGACCACCGCCTAAGCCCAAGGCCAAGAAAGCATAAGAACTCGAGCAAAAACTTCAACTCAGCAATTGGTCACAAATATTGATTAGGAAGTAGCCGACATTGGGTTGCTAGAAGAACACAGGGAATAATTTATGGTTGTATTTAATCACCTCAACCTTGCACCAATATTTAACTTGCTGTGGTGATCTATCAGTCGTTCGCTTTCACTGTCTAATTTTATTTATCTTTTCTTTCTACCATGTTAAGATAATATAGTACAGGGCGAACTAGTTAAAAAAGTGACTTCCAGAAAAGAATTTACCTGATTCTGAGCATGGTTTATTCTGACTTCGTGAGGACCAGTTTTTCCATGGGATCTTCAGGTTCATAATCTGAAGTCAACGGGCCAAATGAGGGCGATGATATGGCAAATTCTACTTACTGAAATGACAATTTTTCCCGTCAAACTGGCTGCAAGGGACATATATAATAGCCAACCCCTGCTGCTTTTGCTCGGCGCTGACAACGCGTTAGGGCTCTTTTGATTTATACAATTTGTATAAAAATTGTATATGATTTAGATTATATGGAAAATTTTGCTACATATGTTGTTTTTATAGGAACATATTCTATAGAAAGCAAtcctatagaaatcttgtagtgtaGGTCTTATAGAAAAAACATTAGATCATACCTTATGAAAAAATCATTTGCTataatcaaacacacttcatgtTTCTACAGTTAAGTAGGCATGACATCCTAatcttatatattttttatttctatatttttcctatcctataaatcaaaggaaCCTTTATCATGACTAAGTTTTGAGATAGAACTTCTGCACATTTCATTTCACTGCTTCGAACCTAGAGCATAGAAGCATCATAGAAAAAAGAAGAGATGACaaaaaaacatggaaatttgaccATTCCAAAATTCCTCTACAATCATgagctccaatatggaaaatgtccGTAAGACCATGGGATGTGATTCTTTTGAGAAAATCTTGGGCTATAGCCTGGCAAGAAAAATCCCAAAGCCGTGAAATGAGAAACATATTAGTATTTTAAAACTGATAAAGATGGTATGGATACAGATTTCTATTCTTTGAGTCAATCATGTATAATACCATTATCAAATTGAAAAATTAAGCGGTCAACCCAAGTCAATCTTCTGCATTTTGTTTATCGTTTCTGCCAGCCACCCCGAGGTGAAGGTCTGTTGAAGTACTGCTGCTAGTCTAGTCTACTCTAATCTGTTCTTTCTTTTCTAGCAGCAGTTGGCCAGACCCCACCGTCGCATCACATCACTCTTTATTACTTTATAGTGTTCACTTCACTCCATGGGCTGGGTGGGAAGTGGGGAAAGCTCTGCCATCATCATACTCGTCAATACCAGAAGAGAAGTAGCAGGGGAGCTAGCTACAGGCACCAGTAGAGCAAGAAGAAGAATAATCCATCACCATGGGGAACATCCTGAAGTGCTTCAAGGGAGATGACGAGAAAGAAGACCAGTACCCCTACTACCGCCCAACCTCCAGGCCCCAATACCAGCCTCACtacccgcagcagcagcagcagcagcagcagcagcagcagcagcaggaagcTCATGGCCATGGCGTCGCCGCACTGGCGCACGACCTCCTCAACTTCGAGACCCTCTCCATGGTAACTACCAATCTGCATATTCATCTTGTGCATGCATGCCTTGTCAGTCATACTAAGTCTTCCTAGGTAATGCAGACTAATTATTACTAGGTGTTTCAGCTTCAACTTCACTGTACTGTAAGTCTGCGTGAATGGTCACAGATTATGCAGACTAATCATCTGACTACAAGATTGTTAACGATGGGGACATAATTCCTTAATTTAGTGTGTGTTCCATGTGTAAATTTGGGATGAGGATCGTAGAAGTTACATCACCTCTTATGCCCCTTTTCCTCTCTCCACCTTTGGCCTTTCTAGTACAGCAATGAAACATTCATCCTTCAATAAAAAAATTAGATGAAGAAAAACATCTGCACTCCTAGAAAATCAAAGGTTAGGACCATAATCGTAACACTTATGCGGTTTTTCCCACTGCATGCACATGATTTGTTTGGGAAATTATGCAAACCCACTTTTTTTGAGTCCGGTTTCATTCTTCTTTGTTCCCTGTTCTAACTGACATATGGATTCATTAGTAAATATCGAAATTGAAGCATGCCACATTGCATCAACTAGCATTTCTATGAGCACTTGCAAACAATTTACAATTGATGATACAGCAACACATATGGAAAGTTCAGTAATCtccttttgccccaaattttgcctttCATTTTCTTATGATGCGGCATGTGTGAGTGATATTTTGTTTGTCATTATTAGGTTCCTGAAGGGCTCCGACAGCACGTTACCGCGTCCAAGAAAGCACAAAATAAGTGGTATGCAGCAGATTCAAAAGGCTCTCACAGTTTATTTTGAGTAATTAGTACATTTGCTGTACCTATTGTCCATCGAGTTATTGATAACAAAGTTTGTTTGGTTCCTCTAGGCTAATAGATTTAAGGCCTATGGCTAGCTAGCAAAATTTGAATGGTCCACACTGACTCAGACTCTATAAGTTGGGGTCACTATCAGAACGAAAATAAATTTCTTCATAGGACCCCTCTCAAAGGCCTTTTGACTTTTCTTATGATATAATGATTGATTCATATCTATCCAAACATGTGATTTGAGATTGCGAGAGAAAGAGAGCTTAACAAAAAAAAGGCAGATTGGTGTCTTGGTGAGGTCTACCTAGTTTTTGGCATCGAGAAATCGGAAGTTTCTAACAAATTTTTCCATTGTGCATGGATGTACTTTTCTGACAGAAGATTGAGGATGATTTGTTGATCAATCATGATTAGATGAGGAGGGGACATGCAAACTTAATTTTGTCCTTACTTTCATTCAGACATAGTTTTATACACTTTGTGCTTGTTTTAGTGAAGACTATTTCGAACAGCATAGACATGCGCAAATGCATGGATAACACTGCCTATACTTGTCTGTTCGCCACAAGGAAGAATTAGAAGAAGGTGCTTGAAGTTTTTTGCATCGAGAAATCGGAAGTTTCTAACAAATTTTTCCATTGTGCATGGATGTACTTTTCTGACAGAAGATTGAGGATGATTTGTTGATCAATCATGATTAGATGAGGAGGGGACATGCAAACTTAATTTTGTCCTTACTTTCATTCAGACATAGTTTTATACACTTTGTGCTTGTTTTAGTGAAGACTATTTCGAACAGCATAGACATGCGCAAATGCATGGATAACACTGCCTATACTTGTCTGTTCGCCACAAGGAAGAATTAGAAGAAGGTGCTTGAAGTTTTTTAGAAGGGGAAGAGCAAGAAGGGTAGTAGTAACTGGCATATCTTGATAGAAATAGTAGGTGTATGCTATTGATATACTAACTTGAATATTCACTGAACAGAACTAATGCAAATAGTTTGATCTTTTAATCTGCACAAAAACAGGTACCAGAATATGTTGGAGGCATATAAGAATGCCAGAACCCCACCGAGAACACCTGCAGAGGCTGCCCAACTAATTGTAACAGCCCTAAACTGGATCCAGAGAGCTGATTTGGAGGTA contains:
- the LOC124703186 gene encoding aquaporin SIP1-2: MAMGAALRAAAADGVVTFLWVLCVSSLGASTAAVTTYLSLHEGIHYALLVTVSILTLLLFAFNLLCDALGGASFNPTGVAAFYAAGLTNPSLFSIALRLPAQAAGAVGGALAISELMPDKYKHMLGGPSLKVDPHTGAVAEGVLTFVITFAVLCIIVKGPRNPIVKTAMLSVSTVSLVLTGAAYTGPSMNPANAFGWAYVNDRHNTWEQLYVYWICPFIGAILAAWIFKAVFLRPPPKPKAKKA